A genomic window from Klebsiella quasipneumoniae subsp. quasipneumoniae includes:
- a CDS encoding branched-chain amino acid ABC transporter permease, whose amino-acid sequence MDGAIFLQQVVNGMSLGGMYALIAIGYTMVYGVLRLINFAHADVMMVGAFSTLFLFSSVGLPFGVAVFLTLGLCGLFGMLIDRVAYRPLRQASKISMLITAIGVSFFLENLFNVLFGGSSRFFSAPDFFNQTRAFGSVIITNVAWIVPLITVLLLMAILWLLYRTRYGMAIRAVAFDVNTVRLMGIDANRIISLVFALGSSLAALGGVFYSISYPTIDPLMGVLIGLKAFAAAVLGGIGSVTGAVLGGFILGFTEVVAVAIFPELGGYKDAFAFLFLILVLLFRPVGIMGDERLERSRF is encoded by the coding sequence ATGGACGGCGCCATTTTTCTCCAGCAAGTGGTCAATGGAATGAGTCTTGGGGGCATGTACGCCCTGATTGCCATCGGTTATACGATGGTTTATGGCGTGCTAAGGCTGATCAACTTCGCCCATGCGGACGTGATGATGGTCGGCGCGTTTAGTACGCTGTTTTTATTTTCTTCGGTTGGGCTACCCTTCGGGGTAGCCGTTTTCCTGACTCTCGGGCTGTGCGGCCTGTTTGGCATGCTGATTGACCGGGTCGCCTATCGTCCGCTGCGCCAGGCCTCGAAAATCTCCATGCTGATCACCGCCATCGGCGTCAGCTTCTTCCTCGAAAACCTGTTTAACGTGCTGTTTGGCGGCAGCTCGCGCTTCTTCTCCGCCCCTGACTTTTTCAACCAGACCCGGGCCTTCGGCAGCGTCATCATTACCAACGTGGCGTGGATTGTGCCGCTGATCACCGTCCTGCTGCTGATGGCGATCCTCTGGCTGCTGTACCGCACCCGCTATGGAATGGCGATCCGCGCGGTAGCCTTTGACGTCAACACCGTGCGTCTGATGGGCATTGACGCCAACCGGATCATCTCCCTGGTCTTCGCCCTCGGCAGCAGCCTCGCGGCGCTCGGCGGCGTGTTCTACTCCATCAGCTACCCGACGATCGATCCCCTGATGGGCGTGCTTATCGGCCTGAAGGCCTTCGCCGCCGCCGTGCTGGGCGGGATCGGCAGCGTCACCGGCGCGGTGCTGGGCGGCTTTATCCTCGGTTTTACCGAGGTGGTCGCGGTGGCGATCTTCCCCGAACTGGGCGGCTATAAAGACGCTTTCGCCTTCCTGTTCTTGATTCTGGTCCTCTTGTTCCGCCCGGTCGGCATTATGGGCGACGAACGTCTGGAAAGGAGCCGTTTCTGA
- the mmuP gene encoding S-methylmethionine permease, translating to MQSTTQQQGGQLKRTMKTRHLIMLSLGGVIGTGLFFNTGYIISTTGAAGTLLAYLIGALVVWLVMQCLGELSVAMPETGAFHVYAARYLGPATGYTVAWLYWLTWTVALGSSFTAAGFCMQYWFPQVPVWIWCVVFCGVIFGLNIISTRFFAEGEFWFSLVKVITIIAFIILGGAAIFGIIPMQDGSPAPGLRNITAEGWFPHGGLPILMTMVAVNFAFSGTELIGIAAGETENPHKVIPVAIRTTIARLIIFFIGTVFVLAALIPMQQAGVEKSPFVLVFEKVGIPYAADIFNFVILTAILSAANSGLYASGRMLWSLSNEKTLPACFAKVNKRGVPVTALSVSMLGGVLALFSSVVAPDTVFVALSAISGFAVVAVWLSICASHFMFRRRHLQQGKALSDLQYRAPWYPVVPILGFVLCLVACVGLAFDPSQRIALWCGIPFVALCYGAWYLTRSRKMTQEPQHVAD from the coding sequence ATGCAAAGCACAACACAACAACAAGGTGGGCAACTGAAGCGCACCATGAAAACGCGCCATCTGATCATGTTGTCGCTCGGCGGCGTGATTGGCACCGGCCTGTTCTTTAATACCGGCTATATCATCTCCACCACCGGCGCGGCCGGAACGCTGCTGGCGTATCTGATTGGCGCCCTGGTGGTCTGGCTGGTGATGCAGTGCCTCGGCGAACTGTCGGTGGCGATGCCGGAGACCGGCGCCTTTCACGTTTACGCGGCGCGCTACCTTGGCCCGGCGACGGGCTATACCGTGGCGTGGCTCTACTGGCTGACGTGGACGGTGGCGCTGGGTTCGAGCTTCACCGCCGCCGGCTTCTGTATGCAGTACTGGTTCCCGCAGGTGCCGGTCTGGATCTGGTGCGTGGTGTTCTGCGGGGTGATTTTCGGCCTTAACATCATTTCGACCCGCTTCTTCGCCGAAGGCGAGTTCTGGTTCTCGCTGGTGAAAGTGATCACCATCATCGCGTTTATTATTCTCGGCGGCGCGGCCATTTTCGGCATCATTCCGATGCAGGATGGCTCCCCGGCGCCGGGCCTGCGCAATATCACCGCCGAAGGCTGGTTCCCGCACGGCGGCCTGCCGATCCTGATGACCATGGTGGCGGTGAACTTCGCCTTCTCCGGGACGGAGCTTATCGGCATTGCCGCCGGAGAGACGGAAAACCCGCATAAGGTCATTCCGGTCGCCATTCGCACCACCATCGCCCGGCTGATTATTTTCTTTATCGGCACCGTGTTTGTGCTGGCGGCGCTGATCCCAATGCAGCAGGCGGGGGTGGAGAAAAGCCCCTTCGTGCTGGTGTTTGAAAAGGTGGGCATCCCTTACGCGGCGGATATTTTCAACTTCGTGATCCTGACGGCGATCCTCTCGGCGGCCAACTCCGGCCTGTACGCTTCCGGGCGGATGCTGTGGTCGCTGTCGAACGAGAAGACGCTGCCGGCCTGCTTTGCCAAAGTCAATAAACGGGGCGTGCCGGTGACCGCGCTGTCGGTGAGTATGCTGGGCGGCGTGCTGGCGCTGTTCTCCAGCGTGGTGGCGCCCGATACGGTGTTTGTGGCGCTGTCGGCGATCTCCGGCTTTGCGGTGGTGGCGGTGTGGTTGAGCATCTGCGCCTCGCACTTTATGTTCCGCCGCCGCCATCTGCAGCAGGGTAAGGCGCTGAGCGATCTGCAGTATCGCGCCCCCTGGTATCCGGTGGTGCCGATTCTGGGCTTTGTGCTGTGCCTGGTGGCCTGCGTGGGCCTCGCTTTTGACCCGAGCCAGAGAATTGCGCTGTGGTGCGGGATCCCCTTCGTGGCCCTGTGCTATGGTGCCTGGTATCTTACTCGTTCACGGAAAATGACTCAGGAGCCTCAACATGTCGCAGACTAA
- a CDS encoding ethanolamine ammonia-lyase subunit EutB produces the protein MYKTTLSGQVWRFDSLKTLMAKASPARSGDALAGVIAHSAEERMAAKMTLAEVPLTDILDNPLIPYEQDEVTRLILDTHDAQGFAALRHLTVGDFRDWLLDDATDTATLQRVARAITPEMAAAVSKLMRNQDLILAASKCQVVTRFRNTIGLPGHLSVRLQPNHPTDDLKGIAASMLDGLLYGAGDAVIGINPASDSLPVLAQLNVMLDDIIQRFAIPTQSCILTHVTNTLQLIERGAPVDLVFQSVAGTEAANSGFGINLAMLQEAREAALSLGRGTLGNNVMYFETGQGSCLSANAHHGVDQQTCEARAYAVARHFEPLLVNTVVGFIGPEYLYDGKQIIRAGLEDHFCGKLMGLPIGCDVCYTNHAEADQDDMDTLLTLLCAAGLTFLIGVPGADDIMLNYQSTSFHDALYARRLLGLKHAPEFADWLAKMQIIDPHGALRLTDARHPLLSVLPQGAPV, from the coding sequence ATGTATAAAACCACGCTATCGGGCCAGGTATGGCGCTTTGATAGTCTGAAAACGCTGATGGCGAAAGCGTCGCCGGCCCGCTCCGGCGACGCCCTGGCGGGCGTTATCGCCCACTCGGCCGAAGAGCGGATGGCGGCGAAAATGACCCTCGCCGAGGTGCCGCTGACCGACATTCTCGACAACCCGCTTATCCCCTACGAGCAGGACGAAGTGACCCGCCTGATCCTCGACACCCATGATGCGCAGGGCTTTGCCGCCCTGCGTCACCTGACGGTCGGCGATTTCCGCGACTGGCTGCTGGACGATGCCACCGATACCGCCACGCTGCAGCGGGTCGCCCGCGCTATCACCCCGGAGATGGCGGCGGCGGTAAGCAAGCTGATGCGCAATCAGGATCTGATCCTCGCCGCCAGCAAGTGTCAGGTGGTGACGCGCTTTCGCAACACCATCGGCCTGCCCGGCCACCTCAGCGTGCGCCTGCAGCCCAATCATCCCACCGATGACCTGAAAGGCATCGCCGCCAGTATGCTCGACGGACTGCTGTACGGCGCCGGGGATGCGGTGATCGGCATCAACCCGGCCAGCGACAGCTTACCGGTGCTGGCGCAGCTGAACGTGATGCTGGACGATATTATCCAGCGCTTCGCCATTCCCACCCAGTCCTGCATTCTGACCCACGTCACCAATACGCTGCAGCTGATTGAGCGCGGCGCGCCGGTGGATCTGGTGTTTCAGTCGGTGGCGGGAACCGAAGCGGCCAACAGCGGCTTCGGCATCAACCTTGCCATGCTGCAGGAGGCCCGCGAGGCGGCCCTCAGCCTCGGTCGCGGCACCCTCGGCAACAATGTAATGTATTTTGAGACCGGCCAGGGGAGCTGCCTGTCGGCCAACGCCCACCACGGCGTCGACCAGCAGACCTGCGAGGCGCGGGCCTACGCCGTCGCCCGCCACTTTGAACCGCTGCTGGTCAATACGGTGGTCGGCTTTATCGGTCCGGAGTATCTCTACGACGGTAAGCAGATTATTCGCGCCGGGCTGGAGGATCACTTCTGCGGCAAGCTGATGGGTCTGCCGATCGGCTGCGACGTCTGCTATACCAACCACGCGGAAGCGGATCAGGATGATATGGACACCCTGCTGACCCTGCTGTGCGCCGCCGGGCTCACCTTCCTGATCGGCGTGCCAGGGGCGGACGATATCATGCTTAATTACCAGAGCACCTCGTTCCATGACGCGCTCTACGCCCGTCGTCTGCTGGGCTTAAAGCATGCCCCGGAGTTCGCCGACTGGCTGGCGAAGATGCAAATTATCGATCCGCACGGCGCGCTGCGGCTCACCGACGCCCGCCATCCGCTGCTGTCCGTTCTGCCGCAAGGAGCCCCCGTATGA
- a CDS encoding ABC transporter substrate-binding protein, producing the protein MATLVAALAGASSAQAAEIKIGVVLPLSGALSGYGQPSQKGLDIIQTITPTLKNGDTIKLIVIDDKSDKVEAANAMQRLVSSDKVDAVIGEVTSSNTLAMTKIADDSKTPLVSSTATNDRVTRNHPYVSRVCFSDSFQGVVGANLASRDLKAKTAAIVFDSSNDYSVGLAKAFRTQFLKNGGTIPIEVQAPGGSKDFKAQLASVKAKNVDMIYMPIYYTEGALIAVQSKQLGLNKPVVGGDGLAADQVFFDVGKDAVNGYMTTDYYSPNAKEQTPAGETFIKAWEAKYQQPTHTWGAMAADAYNVIVNAMNQCSDPHDRVCVNEKIRATKDFQGVTGTLTLQNGDAIRSAVINEVKDGKLAFRTVVNP; encoded by the coding sequence ATGGCCACGCTGGTAGCCGCGCTGGCCGGCGCGAGCAGCGCGCAGGCAGCGGAAATTAAAATCGGGGTGGTATTACCCCTGAGCGGCGCCCTCAGCGGCTATGGTCAGCCGTCGCAGAAAGGGCTGGACATTATTCAGACCATCACCCCGACGTTAAAAAATGGCGATACCATCAAGCTTATCGTTATCGATGATAAAAGCGACAAAGTCGAAGCGGCCAACGCCATGCAGCGGCTGGTCTCCAGCGATAAAGTGGATGCCGTGATCGGGGAAGTCACCTCCTCCAACACCCTGGCGATGACCAAGATCGCCGACGACAGCAAAACGCCGCTGGTCTCCTCCACCGCCACCAACGACCGCGTCACCCGCAACCATCCGTACGTCAGCCGGGTCTGCTTCTCGGACAGCTTCCAGGGGGTGGTCGGGGCCAATCTGGCCTCCCGCGATCTGAAAGCCAAAACCGCCGCCATCGTGTTTGACAGTAGCAACGATTACTCCGTCGGCCTGGCGAAAGCGTTCCGCACCCAGTTCCTGAAAAACGGCGGCACCATTCCCATCGAGGTACAGGCCCCGGGCGGCAGCAAGGACTTTAAAGCCCAGCTGGCGAGCGTCAAGGCGAAGAATGTCGACATGATTTATATGCCGATCTACTACACCGAAGGGGCGCTGATTGCCGTGCAGTCAAAACAGCTGGGGCTCAACAAACCGGTGGTGGGCGGCGACGGTCTGGCCGCAGATCAGGTCTTCTTCGATGTGGGTAAAGACGCGGTCAACGGCTATATGACCACCGATTACTACTCGCCGAACGCCAAAGAGCAGACCCCGGCCGGGGAAACCTTCATCAAAGCCTGGGAAGCCAAATACCAGCAGCCGACCCATACCTGGGGCGCTATGGCGGCGGACGCCTATAACGTTATCGTCAACGCCATGAACCAGTGCAGCGATCCCCACGATCGGGTCTGCGTGAATGAAAAAATCCGCGCCACCAAAGATTTCCAGGGCGTGACCGGCACGCTGACGTTACAGAACGGCGACGCCATTCGCAGCGCGGTCATCAACGAAGTGAAAGATGGCAAGCTGGCGTTTCGTACCGTGGTTAACCCTTAA
- the eutC gene encoding ethanolamine ammonia-lyase subunit EutC, with product MNRPDAWNPLREFTDARIALGRSGASLPTREVLNFGLAHARARDAIHQPFASQQLVAPLAALGLDTLTVHSAAPDRHTYLRRPDLGRQLADESRADLAASGVRPADLLLVIGDGLSSWAVERQAVPLIRALLPWLQTLGIGLAPVVLAHQSRVALGDDIGETLKARAVAILIGERPGLSSPDSLGVYLTWQPHRQRLESERNCISNIRPEGLSHDAAAFKLAWLLEQAFLRRLTGVRLKDESDNPALHGKIKPLTPLK from the coding sequence ATGAACCGTCCCGACGCCTGGAACCCGCTGCGTGAATTTACCGATGCGCGGATCGCCCTGGGCCGCAGCGGCGCCAGCCTGCCGACCCGCGAAGTCCTTAACTTTGGTCTGGCCCACGCCAGAGCGCGGGACGCCATTCATCAGCCGTTCGCCAGCCAGCAGCTGGTGGCGCCGCTGGCGGCGCTCGGCCTCGACACCCTGACGGTGCACAGCGCCGCGCCGGACCGTCATACCTATCTGCGGCGCCCGGATCTCGGGCGGCAGCTCGCCGACGAGAGTCGCGCCGACCTCGCCGCCAGCGGCGTCCGCCCCGCCGACCTGCTGCTGGTGATCGGCGACGGCCTCTCTTCCTGGGCGGTCGAGCGTCAGGCGGTGCCGTTGATCCGCGCCCTGCTGCCCTGGCTGCAGACGCTGGGGATCGGCCTCGCGCCGGTGGTGTTGGCCCATCAGTCGCGGGTGGCGCTGGGGGATGATATTGGCGAAACCCTGAAAGCCCGCGCGGTGGCGATCCTGATTGGCGAACGACCGGGCCTCTCCTCGCCGGACAGCCTCGGCGTCTACCTCACCTGGCAGCCCCATCGGCAGCGGCTGGAGTCAGAGCGCAACTGTATCTCCAATATTCGCCCGGAAGGGCTGAGCCATGACGCCGCCGCCTTTAAACTGGCCTGGCTGCTGGAGCAGGCTTTTTTACGACGGCTTACCGGCGTGCGCCTGAAAGATGAAAGCGATAATCCGGCGCTGCATGGAAAAATAAAACCATTGACCCCTTTAAAATAA
- the eat gene encoding ethanolamine permease, giving the protein MTEHTTTLKRTLGSFRLWGIAVGLVISGEYFGWSYGWSQAGTMGFMVVALAVAAMYCAFIFSFTELTTAIPHAGGPFAYAYRAFGPTGGFIAGFATLIEFVFAPPAIAMAIGAYLNVQFPALDPKWVACGAYVIFMTLNILGVGIAATFELIVTLLAIFELLVFMGVVAPGFSWSHFTANGWAGAESFSGLALPGMFAAIPFAIWFFLAIEGASMAAEEAKDPQRTIPRALGGGILTLTVLAIGVMVFAGGVGDWRALSNINDPLPQAMKTVVGNGSGWLHMLVWLGLFGLVASFHGIIMGYSRQIYSLARAGYLPAGLASLNRRTRTPHLAILAGGVVGIAAIFSDSLITISGMPLTACIVTMSVFGAIVMYITSMAALFKLRRSEPKLIRPFRAPLYPLAPAFALGMAVICLVAMVWYNLLLALIFAAMMLGGYLWFRKTAAARERAPVDPQLRTVS; this is encoded by the coding sequence ATGACAGAGCACACCACCACCTTAAAAAGAACGCTCGGCAGTTTTCGTTTATGGGGGATCGCCGTCGGACTGGTGATATCCGGGGAGTACTTCGGCTGGAGCTACGGCTGGTCGCAGGCGGGCACGATGGGGTTTATGGTCGTCGCCCTGGCGGTCGCCGCCATGTACTGCGCCTTTATTTTCAGCTTTACCGAGCTGACCACCGCCATCCCGCACGCTGGCGGCCCTTTCGCCTACGCCTACCGCGCCTTCGGGCCCACCGGCGGCTTTATCGCCGGTTTTGCCACCCTGATTGAATTCGTCTTCGCCCCGCCGGCCATCGCCATGGCCATCGGCGCCTACCTCAACGTGCAGTTTCCGGCGCTGGATCCGAAGTGGGTCGCCTGCGGCGCTTACGTGATCTTTATGACGCTCAATATCCTCGGCGTCGGCATCGCCGCCACCTTCGAGCTGATCGTCACCCTGCTGGCCATCTTCGAGCTGCTGGTGTTTATGGGCGTGGTCGCCCCCGGCTTCTCCTGGAGCCACTTCACCGCCAACGGCTGGGCGGGCGCGGAAAGCTTTAGCGGCCTGGCGCTGCCGGGGATGTTCGCCGCCATTCCGTTCGCCATCTGGTTCTTCCTCGCCATTGAGGGGGCTTCCATGGCCGCCGAAGAGGCCAAAGATCCGCAGCGCACCATTCCGCGCGCCCTGGGCGGCGGCATTCTGACGCTGACGGTGCTGGCGATCGGCGTGATGGTCTTCGCCGGCGGCGTCGGCGACTGGCGCGCGCTGTCCAATATCAACGACCCGCTGCCTCAGGCGATGAAGACGGTGGTGGGCAACGGCAGCGGCTGGCTGCATATGCTGGTGTGGCTGGGGCTGTTTGGCCTCGTCGCCTCCTTCCACGGCATCATTATGGGCTACTCGCGGCAGATCTACTCCCTCGCCCGCGCCGGCTATCTGCCCGCCGGGCTGGCCTCCCTCAACCGCCGCACCCGCACCCCGCATCTGGCGATCCTCGCCGGCGGCGTGGTGGGTATCGCCGCGATCTTCTCCGACTCGCTGATCACCATCAGCGGCATGCCGTTGACCGCCTGCATCGTCACCATGTCGGTATTTGGGGCTATTGTTATGTATATCACTTCCATGGCGGCGTTGTTCAAACTGCGCCGTAGCGAGCCGAAGCTGATCCGTCCGTTCCGCGCGCCGCTCTACCCGCTGGCGCCGGCCTTTGCCCTCGGCATGGCGGTGATCTGCCTGGTGGCGATGGTCTGGTATAACCTGCTGCTGGCGCTGATTTTCGCGGCGATGATGCTCGGCGGCTACCTGTGGTTCCGCAAAACCGCAGCGGCCCGTGAACGGGCGCCAGTGGATCCTCAACTGCGCACGGTCTCCTGA